In Bacillus sp. FJAT-45037, the following are encoded in one genomic region:
- a CDS encoding DUF2179 domain-containing protein, with translation MVQALIIFVAQLLFVPVLTLRTITMVKGMKEKAAALGVLEGVIYVGALGLVFSDLSNYLNMASYALGFGVGLYIGAIIEQKLAIGFVTIEVNIMQRNEDLTNRLREVGFSVSTAEVEGMNSSRFRLDCTARRDREPEFVDIVNAYEPSAFIVSFEPRNFKGGYITKAMKKRKERFQKKNMSA, from the coding sequence ATGGTTCAGGCTTTAATTATTTTTGTAGCCCAATTATTATTTGTTCCAGTCTTAACTTTAAGAACGATTACGATGGTTAAGGGGATGAAGGAGAAGGCTGCGGCTTTAGGTGTTTTAGAGGGTGTCATTTATGTTGGAGCGCTCGGACTTGTGTTCAGTGACTTATCTAACTACCTTAACATGGCTTCTTATGCATTAGGTTTTGGAGTAGGTCTTTATATTGGCGCCATTATTGAACAAAAGTTGGCGATTGGGTTCGTAACGATCGAAGTAAACATTATGCAGCGGAATGAAGATTTGACAAACCGTTTACGTGAAGTTGGGTTTAGTGTTTCAACAGCTGAGGTCGAAGGGATGAACTCCTCTCGTTTTAGATTAGATTGTACTGCACGAAGAGATCGTGAGCCCGAGTTTGTTGATATTGTTAATGCTTATGAGCCGAGTGCTTTTATCGTCTCATTTGAACCGCGAAACTTTAAAGGCGGATATATTACGAAAGCTATGAAAAAACGAAAAGAGCGATTCCAGAAAAAGAATATGAGCGCGTAA
- a CDS encoding CobW family GTP-binding protein, whose translation MNNPIPAYVLTGFLGSGKTTVLRRMIQTAKEEGLRPVIVMNELGEVNVERHLFEDVDMVEMLNGCICCTIQEDMRSELERFFEQENSGGDILFIEGTGIANPEEIVEALTHPNLVEKVQLQSVISLIDASKYLEYQSRFQSSKEVRELLGQQVTSSSLLILNKMDLVSERELAKLYKKLHSIKREEIPILEAINGQVDVGELFLERVDWNKVTLNESAHIEKEHHHHHHHTFQAIRIDGIEKIDRIKFEKWLKQHDQQIIRAKGNITLTESPKKYSFQYASKQLQLSAAASEDELIIILIGIGLDKEELVHSLHSFSHSSHSTI comes from the coding sequence ATGAATAATCCAATTCCTGCTTATGTCTTAACTGGTTTTTTAGGAAGCGGCAAGACGACCGTTCTCAGGCGTATGATTCAAACAGCTAAAGAGGAGGGGTTACGTCCAGTCATAGTGATGAATGAATTAGGAGAAGTCAATGTTGAGCGTCATTTGTTTGAAGATGTTGATATGGTTGAAATGTTAAATGGCTGCATATGTTGTACGATTCAAGAAGATATGAGAAGTGAGTTAGAACGTTTCTTTGAGCAAGAAAACTCTGGTGGTGATATTTTATTTATTGAAGGGACAGGAATTGCTAACCCAGAAGAAATTGTAGAGGCACTTACTCATCCGAATCTAGTAGAAAAAGTGCAACTCCAATCAGTAATTAGTCTAATTGATGCGAGTAAATATTTAGAATATCAAAGTCGGTTCCAAAGTTCTAAAGAAGTTCGCGAACTATTAGGGCAACAAGTAACGAGTAGCAGCTTACTTATTTTAAATAAGATGGACTTAGTGAGCGAGCGTGAATTAGCTAAATTGTACAAAAAGCTTCATTCCATTAAACGTGAGGAAATTCCTATTTTAGAAGCGATAAACGGTCAAGTGGATGTAGGGGAGTTATTTTTAGAGCGTGTCGATTGGAATAAAGTTACTCTTAACGAGTCGGCTCACATCGAAAAGGAGCACCACCATCACCATCACCATACTTTTCAAGCAATCCGTATAGATGGGATTGAGAAAATTGACCGCATCAAATTTGAAAAGTGGTTAAAGCAACATGACCAACAAATCATTAGGGCAAAAGGAAATATCACTCTTACGGAAAGCCCCAAAAAATATTCGTTTCAATACGCCTCTAAACAGCTACAATTATCAGCGGCAGCTAGCGAAGATGAGTTAATTATCATCTTGATAGGTATTGGGCTAGACAAAGAAGAACTTGTTCATTCTCTTCATTCGTTTTCTCATTCATCTCATTCAACAATTTAG
- a CDS encoding SDR family oxidoreductase, whose product MNVLVVGANGNVGKQVIGELKESNHKGIAMIRDESQAESLKEAGADRVVVADLEKDFEQAFEDVDAVIFAAGSGGNTGADKTILIDMWGAMKVIDAAKKHGVERFIMLSSMGTSDPDKSEKIRHYLVAKKVADDYLKQTDLKYTIVRPGSLTDEESLGKIKLEEEIQNRNTTITRADVAKVLIDVIDRKNTHEKTFEILNGDTPIGEALETV is encoded by the coding sequence ATGAATGTTTTAGTTGTTGGAGCAAACGGAAATGTCGGAAAACAAGTTATTGGAGAGCTTAAAGAATCAAATCACAAAGGAATAGCGATGATTCGTGATGAGAGTCAAGCAGAATCGTTAAAAGAAGCGGGAGCTGACAGAGTGGTTGTCGCTGATCTGGAAAAGGACTTTGAACAAGCATTCGAAGATGTTGATGCTGTGATTTTCGCAGCGGGGTCAGGAGGAAACACAGGCGCAGATAAGACGATCCTTATCGACATGTGGGGAGCGATGAAGGTTATAGATGCCGCTAAAAAGCATGGCGTTGAACGCTTTATCATGCTGAGTTCAATGGGGACATCAGACCCTGATAAGAGTGAAAAGATCCGTCATTATTTAGTCGCCAAAAAAGTTGCGGACGATTATTTGAAACAAACAGATCTTAAATACACCATTGTTCGACCTGGCTCACTAACAGACGAAGAATCACTTGGAAAAATTAAACTTGAAGAAGAAATACAAAACCGTAACACTACGATAACAAGAGCAGATGTAGCTAAAGTATTAATTGATGTCATTGATCGCAAAAATACGCATGAAAAGACATTTGAAATTTTAAATGGCGACACACCAATTGGGGAAGCGCTAGAAACTGTTTAA
- a CDS encoding undecaprenyl-diphosphate phosphatase: protein MSLIEAIIFGIVQGITEFLPISSTAHIVITQMLLGYSFPGFGFEIFLHLASILAVIIYFRKDLVEVITGFFSYFGNRSKENRVQFLFALYIVVATGITGVLGFLLEGSVGTFLKTPPFIAIALTVTGLFLIIIERFFKLGNRTEKDMTFLDSIIVGLGQTLAVIPGISRSGATLITALFAGLNKETAVRYSFLLSIPVILGSTMLAIGDFTDGSLVAETGVLALVVSFIATFIFSWIGIVWLIEFLKKSKLIYFAIYCFAAAIFIFFYFDASFVIDVE from the coding sequence ATGTCATTAATTGAAGCAATTATTTTTGGGATTGTGCAAGGGATTACTGAATTCCTACCCATCTCAAGTACAGCACATATTGTTATTACTCAAATGTTACTCGGCTACTCTTTCCCTGGATTCGGCTTTGAAATTTTCTTGCACTTAGCATCTATTTTAGCTGTTATCATCTATTTCAGAAAAGATTTAGTAGAAGTGATAACTGGTTTTTTCTCTTACTTTGGCAATCGTTCAAAAGAAAATCGCGTACAATTCCTGTTCGCGCTCTACATCGTCGTTGCAACAGGCATTACTGGAGTACTAGGCTTCTTGCTCGAGGGTTCAGTTGGCACGTTTCTAAAAACACCGCCCTTCATAGCGATCGCTTTGACTGTAACTGGACTATTTTTAATTATCATTGAACGCTTTTTCAAGTTAGGGAATCGTACAGAAAAAGATATGACTTTTCTTGATTCAATTATCGTGGGTCTTGGTCAAACATTAGCCGTTATTCCTGGCATTTCAAGATCAGGCGCTACATTAATCACAGCCTTGTTTGCCGGACTTAATAAAGAGACAGCTGTTCGATATTCATTTTTGCTATCGATCCCAGTCATCTTAGGCTCAACAATGCTTGCCATTGGAGATTTTACCGACGGCTCACTCGTAGCAGAGACAGGCGTACTTGCTTTAGTCGTGTCATTTATCGCAACTTTCATCTTCTCTTGGATAGGTATTGTCTGGTTAATTGAATTCTTAAAGAAAAGTAAGTTAATCTATTTCGCTATTTATTGCTTTGCTGCTGCTATTTTTATTTTCTTCTACTTTGATGCTAGCTTTGTTATTGATGTCGAGTAG
- a CDS encoding TlpA disulfide reductase family protein — protein MKQQRTIMVIGVALLLIIVTIFTTGKREVGNEVGMVAENFTLPTHEKGEREFAEYEGQVIVLNFWASWCEPCRDEMPALMELQEDYQSEGLEVVTVNAQKTERTLNDAPAFIEEMNLTLPVFFDENGEVYDRYGLRGLPTTFVINREGIIEQVLLGEVTYSDLEEHVVPLF, from the coding sequence ATGAAGCAACAGCGAACGATAATGGTTATAGGAGTTGCTCTTCTATTAATCATAGTAACAATCTTTACGACTGGTAAGCGTGAAGTTGGGAATGAGGTGGGCATGGTCGCAGAAAATTTTACCTTGCCTACTCATGAAAAGGGAGAAAGAGAATTTGCTGAGTACGAAGGACAAGTCATTGTCTTGAATTTTTGGGCTTCTTGGTGTGAACCTTGCCGGGATGAGATGCCTGCTTTAATGGAATTGCAAGAAGATTATCAATCAGAAGGTTTAGAAGTTGTGACAGTCAATGCTCAAAAAACAGAACGAACATTAAATGACGCACCAGCTTTTATTGAAGAAATGAATTTAACGTTGCCAGTGTTCTTTGATGAGAACGGGGAGGTTTATGATCGTTACGGGCTAAGAGGGTTACCTACAACGTTTGTTATTAACAGAGAAGGTATCATTGAACAAGTGTTGTTGGGTGAGGTTACGTATTCCGATTTAGAAGAGCATGTTGTTCCATTATTTTAA
- a CDS encoding DUF3866 family protein — MFAEEFTQVQSIIYEDDSVQIVETPIGAKKAILYKTIMHAVKPGDDIVVNVTATNLHLGTGGYDFVKSVEQTGRYVSKELTRQDGHILKLRYTPYQHQVLAIEAQESPYHSLFEQPFSLAGKPVLLGELHSMIPLVYATTQILKGNARVCVIIDDQAALPLAVSTMMRQLMKKKSFMTITVGQAFGGSFEAITIQTALQFAHNHLHADVIMISVGPGVVGTGTHYGFTGMSLASWSNIVASLKGLPVWIPRISFSDPRPRHFGISHHTLTPLKEFSLAKSLLPLPVFTGHRKVRIKEQLKELEWAKVMPDIQWVCEKQMTPLTEEALTASDVVIKTMGRGYQEDPSFFLSVVSSVWTSFNLGSE, encoded by the coding sequence GTGTTTGCGGAAGAATTCACACAAGTTCAGTCGATTATTTATGAAGATGATTCTGTTCAGATCGTTGAAACACCCATCGGCGCTAAGAAAGCCATTCTCTATAAAACAATCATGCATGCTGTAAAGCCTGGTGATGATATTGTCGTCAACGTCACAGCGACGAATCTTCACTTAGGAACTGGAGGGTACGACTTTGTCAAGAGTGTAGAGCAAACAGGTCGTTATGTCTCTAAAGAGTTAACGCGTCAGGACGGTCATATTCTAAAGTTGCGATACACACCATACCAACATCAAGTTCTTGCCATTGAGGCGCAAGAAAGCCCTTATCATTCCCTGTTCGAGCAACCTTTTTCTTTAGCGGGCAAGCCTGTCTTACTTGGTGAGTTACATAGTATGATTCCGCTCGTATACGCTACAACCCAAATTTTGAAGGGAAACGCCCGTGTCTGCGTCATCATTGATGATCAAGCAGCTCTTCCACTTGCGGTCAGTACAATGATGCGACAATTAATGAAAAAGAAATCATTTATGACAATTACGGTCGGCCAAGCGTTCGGGGGCAGCTTTGAGGCGATTACGATCCAAACGGCACTACAATTTGCACATAATCACTTACATGCTGACGTCATAATGATTTCGGTAGGACCAGGTGTCGTTGGTACAGGAACTCACTACGGTTTTACAGGGATGTCTTTAGCTAGTTGGTCCAATATCGTTGCTTCTTTAAAAGGACTACCTGTTTGGATTCCTAGAATTTCTTTTTCTGACCCTAGACCAAGACACTTTGGGATTAGTCACCATACATTAACACCATTAAAAGAATTCTCCCTCGCCAAAAGCCTTCTACCACTACCTGTATTTACGGGTCATCGGAAAGTACGAATAAAAGAGCAGCTGAAGGAATTAGAGTGGGCTAAAGTGATGCCTGATATTCAGTGGGTATGTGAAAAACAAATGACTCCATTAACAGAAGAAGCATTGACTGCTTCTGATGTGGTCATTAAAACGATGGGGAGAGGGTATCAAGAGGACCCCTCATTTTTCTTATCTGTTGTTAGTTCGGTGTGGACGAGCTTTAATCTTGGCTCTGAGTGA
- the mciZ gene encoding Z-ring formation inhibitor MciZ — MKIYVHNQGVMLSGKAWEIKAKLKEAKKQYTYVNQWIATVHSEPRLKLVHTELTTDKKNEGSS, encoded by the coding sequence ATGAAGATTTATGTACACAATCAGGGTGTGATGTTATCAGGGAAGGCATGGGAAATTAAAGCTAAATTAAAGGAAGCTAAAAAGCAATACACGTATGTGAATCAATGGATTGCGACGGTTCACTCAGAGCCAAGATTAAAGCTCGTCCACACCGAACTAACAACAGATAAGAAAAATGAGGGGTCCTCTTGA
- a CDS encoding NUDIX domain-containing protein yields the protein MDHLYEKTLQSSSIYKGRIIDLQVDEVELPNKKTSTREIVKHPGAVAIVPVTKEGKLILVRQFRKALEKTIIEIPAGKLDKGESPIDCAKRELAEETGYVASQLEFLISFYTSPGFADEIIYLYVATDLEAGEMNCDEDEFLDVLEVSLEEAEEMVKDERIHDAKTAYAIQYLRLQQMNREK from the coding sequence ATGGATCACTTATATGAAAAGACGCTTCAATCGAGCTCAATCTATAAAGGGCGTATTATTGACTTACAAGTAGATGAAGTCGAGTTGCCGAATAAAAAGACCAGTACACGCGAGATTGTTAAACATCCGGGGGCCGTGGCCATTGTTCCTGTGACAAAAGAAGGGAAGCTTATTCTTGTTCGACAATTTCGTAAAGCATTGGAAAAAACGATTATTGAGATTCCAGCTGGAAAATTGGATAAAGGGGAGTCTCCTATCGATTGTGCAAAACGTGAACTGGCGGAAGAAACGGGCTATGTGGCATCACAGTTAGAATTCCTAATTTCGTTCTATACTTCTCCAGGTTTTGCCGATGAAATCATTTATTTGTACGTTGCAACAGACCTCGAAGCAGGAGAAATGAATTGTGATGAGGATGAGTTTTTGGACGTGCTTGAAGTGTCATTGGAAGAGGCAGAAGAGATGGTGAAAGACGAGCGAATTCATGATGCGAAAACAGCCTATGCAATACAGTATTTACGCCTGCAGCAAATGAATCGTGAAAAATAA
- the megL gene encoding methionine gamma-lyase, which produces MTTKKNNSYGFHTLAVHKGYEPDAKTGSLALPIHQTSTFVFPTTEIGGKRFAGEEEGYVYSRLGNPTVTALEEKVAALENGEKALAFASGMAAISAVLLGLIRSGDHILTSRGLYGCTFGFLSILKEKFNVEFTLCDMTDEDSVTRAIQPNTKVIYIETPMNPTLEMIDLEMIARIGKERHIKTVVDNTFMSPYLQRPLEYGCDVVVHSATKYLGGHGDLIAGVAIGTKEFLDHIHFTTQKDIGGILAPMDAYLLVRGIKTLGVRMDRHCENAQKVAEFLEAHPKTTKVMYPGLPSFPQHELAKKQMDGFGGLISFEVADGLEAGIQMMNKLNLLKRAVSLGDVDSLIQHPASMTHSVVPAEERIKMGISDGLIRLSVGIENVEDIIADLEQALN; this is translated from the coding sequence ATGACAACGAAGAAAAACAATTCCTACGGTTTTCATACATTAGCCGTTCATAAAGGGTATGAACCAGATGCTAAAACAGGTTCTCTCGCTCTCCCAATTCACCAAACATCCACCTTTGTCTTTCCAACAACAGAGATCGGCGGGAAACGATTTGCGGGTGAGGAAGAAGGGTATGTGTACTCAAGACTTGGGAATCCAACAGTTACAGCATTAGAAGAAAAAGTAGCTGCTTTAGAGAATGGGGAAAAAGCATTGGCCTTCGCCTCAGGGATGGCTGCTATTTCAGCTGTGCTTTTAGGCCTTATCCGTTCTGGTGATCACATACTGACATCACGGGGGTTATATGGCTGTACGTTTGGTTTCTTATCGATTTTAAAAGAAAAATTCAACGTGGAATTCACACTTTGTGACATGACTGATGAAGACAGTGTGACTCGTGCCATCCAACCAAACACAAAAGTCATCTATATTGAAACGCCAATGAACCCTACATTAGAAATGATTGACCTTGAAATGATAGCTCGAATCGGCAAAGAGCGGCATATCAAAACGGTTGTTGACAACACCTTTATGTCTCCTTATTTGCAACGCCCGCTTGAGTACGGCTGCGATGTTGTTGTCCATAGCGCAACCAAATACCTTGGCGGACATGGTGATCTGATAGCAGGTGTGGCAATCGGTACAAAAGAATTCTTAGATCACATCCATTTCACCACTCAAAAGGATATTGGAGGCATCCTTGCCCCAATGGACGCCTACTTATTGGTGCGAGGGATCAAGACACTCGGTGTGCGAATGGACCGTCACTGTGAGAATGCCCAAAAAGTAGCTGAATTTCTTGAAGCTCATCCTAAAACAACGAAAGTGATGTATCCAGGCTTACCGAGTTTTCCTCAACATGAGTTAGCGAAAAAACAAATGGACGGTTTTGGCGGTTTGATTAGCTTTGAAGTAGCGGATGGGTTAGAGGCTGGTATTCAGATGATGAATAAACTTAATCTACTAAAGCGAGCAGTTAGTCTTGGCGATGTCGATTCGCTCATTCAACACCCTGCTTCAATGACTCATTCTGTCGTCCCAGCAGAAGAACGAATAAAAATGGGCATTTCTGATGGACTCATTCGACTTTCTGTAGGCATTGAAAACGTTGAAGATATTATTGCTGATCTAGAACAAGCACTCAATTAA
- the spoIIM gene encoding stage II sporulation protein M, with translation MFKYGVRDQITMHLQENRSIYLFISVLFLIGIIFGAIVVNSLNLTQKNDLYMYLGQFFGQVSDGNVAQSSDIFSQSFAHYAKYFGLMWLLGLSVIGLPVILVLLFLKGVVVGFTVGFLVNQMGMPGFFLSFVAVMPQNFILVPAFVIVGTASVSFCLKMIRHQFLKKTNTPFFPIFVRYSALILCVGGSLALASAIEAYVSPVLMKLVLNSF, from the coding sequence ATGTTTAAATATGGGGTGAGAGACCAAATAACGATGCACCTGCAAGAGAATAGATCGATTTACTTGTTTATTTCTGTTTTATTTTTAATTGGGATTATTTTTGGTGCGATTGTCGTTAATAGTTTGAACTTAACGCAAAAAAATGATCTATATATGTATTTAGGACAATTTTTCGGACAAGTATCAGATGGGAATGTTGCTCAATCTTCGGATATTTTTAGTCAAAGCTTTGCTCATTACGCCAAATATTTCGGATTGATGTGGTTGCTTGGTCTATCGGTGATTGGTTTACCTGTAATCCTCGTTTTATTATTTCTAAAAGGTGTAGTAGTCGGTTTTACTGTTGGGTTTTTAGTGAATCAGATGGGGATGCCAGGTTTCTTTTTATCTTTCGTCGCTGTGATGCCGCAAAACTTCATCTTAGTTCCAGCATTTGTTATTGTCGGAACGGCAAGTGTTTCTTTTTGCTTAAAAATGATCCGACACCAATTCCTAAAGAAAACAAATACTCCCTTTTTCCCAATCTTTGTGAGGTATTCAGCCTTGATTTTATGTGTAGGGGGATCACTTGCCCTAGCGTCGGCAATTGAAGCCTATGTTTCACCCGTCCTAATGAAGCTAGTGTTAAATTCTTTTTAA
- the fur gene encoding ferric iron uptake transcriptional regulator gives MEKRLERIKKHLHSQSYKLTPQREATVRVLLEHEEDHLSAEDVYLLVKDKAPEIGLATVYRTLELLAELKIVDKINFGDGVSRFDLRQEGAAHFHHHLVCIECGAVDEIQEDLLGDVEEIVERDWNFKIKDHRLTFHGICHRCHDKEEIKE, from the coding sequence ATGGAGAAACGACTAGAACGTATAAAAAAGCATCTGCATTCACAAAGCTATAAGCTTACACCTCAACGTGAAGCGACAGTTCGAGTGCTGTTAGAGCATGAAGAAGATCATCTGAGTGCAGAAGACGTATACCTCCTTGTTAAAGACAAAGCACCAGAGATTGGACTAGCTACGGTCTATCGAACACTAGAACTATTAGCTGAATTGAAAATCGTCGATAAAATCAACTTTGGAGATGGAGTATCTAGGTTCGACCTACGCCAAGAGGGTGCAGCTCACTTCCATCATCATTTAGTTTGCATCGAGTGCGGAGCAGTAGATGAAATCCAAGAAGATCTATTAGGAGATGTCGAGGAAATTGTTGAGCGAGATTGGAATTTCAAGATTAAAGATCACCGTTTAACATTTCACGGAATTTGTCACAGATGCCACGATAAAGAAGAAATTAAGGAATAA
- a CDS encoding YqzK family protein — MKQWFLLVLQSIKVFLLFMGCTLLFYYGILWVSAEYESYHRYDEPKGKAIKVMGIESNEVDVTWIDRLIFYYQYGE; from the coding sequence ATGAAACAATGGTTTTTACTTGTTTTGCAAAGTATAAAAGTTTTTCTCTTATTTATGGGATGCACACTCCTCTTTTATTATGGTATTCTATGGGTGAGTGCTGAATATGAAAGTTATCATCGATATGATGAACCAAAAGGAAAAGCAATCAAGGTTATGGGTATTGAGTCAAATGAGGTCGATGTAACATGGATCGATCGACTTATTTTCTATTATCAATACGGAGAATAA
- the xerD gene encoding site-specific tyrosine recombinase XerD, producing the protein MQNDVVDFLQYIQIERGLADNTVQSYRRDLLSYVKFIDNVATVQSFTDVTRHHIVDYLYFLKEQGRAEATIARTIASIRALHQFLLREKRSTGDPSVHLNIPKASKRLPKVLSLGEVETFLEIPGNSPFDLRNKAMIETLYATGMRVSEIINLTLSDTHLSMGFVRCVGKGNKERIIPLGSQATKALQHYIENARSHMLKKNRHEVLFVNHTGKPLSRQGFWKIIKKLAREAKIEKELTPHTLRHSFATHLLENGADLRAVQEMLGHVDISTTQIYTHVTKARMKDVYAQFHPRA; encoded by the coding sequence TTGCAGAATGATGTAGTTGACTTCCTACAGTATATCCAAATCGAACGAGGGCTTGCAGACAACACAGTGCAGTCCTATCGACGTGATCTATTAAGTTATGTGAAATTTATAGACAACGTAGCAACCGTTCAATCGTTTACCGATGTCACACGTCATCATATTGTGGATTATCTGTATTTCTTAAAAGAACAGGGACGAGCTGAGGCAACGATTGCTCGAACAATTGCTTCGATTCGTGCACTTCATCAATTTCTTCTTCGAGAAAAACGAAGCACAGGAGACCCTTCTGTTCACTTAAACATTCCTAAGGCTTCAAAGCGCTTACCAAAAGTGTTATCATTAGGTGAGGTCGAAACATTCCTTGAAATACCAGGAAACAGTCCTTTTGATCTAAGAAACAAAGCAATGATTGAAACGCTTTACGCTACAGGGATGCGCGTTTCTGAAATTATCAATCTAACATTGTCTGATACTCATTTATCGATGGGGTTTGTTCGTTGTGTAGGTAAAGGAAACAAAGAGCGAATCATTCCACTCGGATCGCAAGCAACGAAAGCGCTTCAACATTATATAGAGAATGCTAGATCTCACATGTTGAAGAAAAATCGCCATGAAGTATTGTTTGTGAATCATACCGGGAAACCGCTATCTAGACAAGGTTTTTGGAAGATTATAAAAAAACTTGCTCGAGAGGCAAAAATTGAAAAAGAACTTACACCGCATACGCTCAGACATTCATTTGCCACTCATTTATTAGAAAATGGGGCAGATTTAAGAGCCGTTCAGGAAATGCTGGGACATGTTGATATTTCAACAACGCAAATATATACCCATGTGACAAAAGCAAGAATGAAGGACGTTTATGCTCAGTTTCATCCAAGGGCATAA
- the deoB gene encoding phosphopentomutase, whose amino-acid sequence MNKKSFNRIFLIVMDSVGIGESPDAAKFGDVGSNTLGHIAEKMNGLNMPNLEKLGLSHIKEIKGVEKVTQPLAHYSKMQEASNGKDTMTGHWEIMGLNIQEPFQVFPQGFPSELVEELERLSGRKIIGNKVASGTEILDELAQDHVETGALIVYTSADSVLQIAAHEEIVPIDELYKICEMARELTLDPVYMVGRIIARPFLGSIGNWMRTANRHDYALKPFERTVMNELKDGGLDSIAIGKISDIYDGEGITEAIRTISNDDGMEKLIGTMKKDFKGISFLNLVDFDALYGHRRDPIGYGMALEQFDRQLTEVFAELRENDLLMITADHGNDPTQPGTDHTREYVPLLVHYKGQTAAKDLGIRETFADIGATIADNFNVQLPKHGKSFLNDL is encoded by the coding sequence ATGAATAAAAAATCATTTAATCGAATTTTTTTAATTGTAATGGACTCTGTTGGGATTGGTGAATCCCCTGATGCAGCAAAATTTGGAGATGTAGGTTCAAACACTCTTGGACATATCGCTGAAAAAATGAATGGACTTAACATGCCTAATTTGGAAAAGTTAGGATTGAGCCATATAAAGGAAATTAAAGGGGTCGAAAAAGTTACTCAACCTCTTGCCCATTATTCAAAAATGCAAGAAGCATCCAATGGGAAAGATACGATGACAGGACATTGGGAGATTATGGGCCTTAATATACAAGAGCCTTTTCAAGTTTTCCCACAAGGATTTCCTAGTGAGCTTGTTGAAGAACTAGAGCGATTAAGTGGCCGTAAAATCATAGGAAACAAAGTCGCATCTGGAACTGAAATTTTAGATGAATTGGCGCAAGATCATGTAGAGACAGGTGCATTAATTGTTTACACATCAGCAGATTCAGTCTTGCAAATTGCAGCCCATGAAGAGATTGTGCCGATTGACGAATTATATAAAATTTGTGAAATGGCAAGAGAGTTAACGCTTGACCCAGTATATATGGTAGGTCGCATCATTGCCCGTCCATTCCTTGGATCAATTGGTAATTGGATGCGAACAGCGAATCGTCATGACTATGCGTTAAAGCCATTTGAGCGTACCGTGATGAATGAATTAAAAGATGGTGGTCTCGATTCGATTGCGATTGGAAAGATTTCAGACATCTATGACGGTGAAGGAATCACAGAAGCCATTCGTACCATTTCTAATGATGATGGCATGGAAAAGTTAATTGGGACGATGAAAAAAGATTTCAAGGGGATTAGTTTCTTGAATTTGGTTGATTTTGATGCGCTTTATGGCCATCGTCGTGACCCAATCGGTTATGGGATGGCGCTTGAGCAATTTGACCGTCAATTAACAGAAGTGTTTGCTGAGCTAAGAGAGAATGACCTGCTAATGATTACAGCAGACCACGGAAATGATCCGACACAACCAGGAACCGATCATACGCGTGAATATGTGCCTTTACTTGTGCATTACAAAGGACAAACAGCAGCGAAAGATCTAGGAATTCGTGAAACATTTGCTGATATTGGAGCAACGATTGCGGATAACTTTAATGTTCAATTACCAAAGCATGGGAAAAGTTTTTTAAACGATCTATAA